One window from the genome of Flavobacterium agricola encodes:
- the coaE gene encoding dephospho-CoA kinase (Dephospho-CoA kinase (CoaE) performs the final step in coenzyme A biosynthesis.): protein MAKIIGITGGIGSGKTTLIEYLKSLGYFVYVSDNEAKNLLNSKEIINKVQFLFKKHVLILDGVLDRKKLAEIVFADPEQLQKLNNLIHPLVKEHFDNWTKQHENESLLFKESAILFESGAYKACDYTILITAPEALRIARVMQRDGVSEENVKERMNNQWSDQQKAQFSDYIIENIDLEAAKQEIINVINKIG, encoded by the coding sequence ATGGCGAAAATTATTGGAATTACTGGCGGAATAGGCAGTGGTAAGACAACTCTTATAGAATATTTAAAATCTTTAGGATATTTCGTATATGTATCTGATAATGAGGCAAAGAATTTATTAAATTCTAAAGAAATCATTAATAAAGTGCAATTTTTGTTTAAAAAACACGTTTTAATATTAGATGGAGTTTTAGACAGAAAAAAACTAGCCGAAATTGTTTTTGCGGATCCGGAACAATTACAAAAATTAAACAATTTGATTCATCCTTTGGTTAAAGAGCATTTTGACAATTGGACAAAGCAACATGAAAACGAATCGCTTTTGTTTAAAGAATCTGCAATTTTATTCGAATCTGGTGCTTATAAAGCTTGTGATTATACCATTTTAATAACTGCGCCAGAAGCTTTACGAATTGCACGCGTTATGCAACGCGATGGCGTTTCTGAAGAAAATGTAAAAGAAAGAATGAATAACCAATGGTCGGATCAGCAAAAAGCACAATTTTCTGATTATATTATTGAAAACATCGATTTAGAGGCCGCTAAACAAGAAATTATTAATGTAATTAACAAGATTGGTTAA
- a CDS encoding sensor histidine kinase translates to MNNKVRFRFLIVLMTISIIGIIGVQLFWMYTSLENNKEQFKYNVLQVLNGVGKTLENNELTDFYKEYSEMAKKSTTPPTKNVAREFKYIKRDFNTNQEIIYSNTLFQEDYNVKKNYFDKGLDTSSIYRYSSKRKTEIVDKKFIDNFGFDDGKSKSQVIENEGYLDAYDIANFNVNYRDIVALKPISDRIDTEELAGILKEELKKYGLSTDFEFCVYSKNLPTKVKSEDFLYNKDNTYAAPIFFNNDNQTNFQLLVSFPDKNEFLFSSLLGLSLLSILFTMIIIGTYYSAITQLKNQKEISEIKSDFINNMTHEFKTPIATINLALDSIKNPKIFSDSEKVHRYLGLIKEENKRMLAQVNNVLQISRLEKQEAVIEKEPFDVHELIQDGVDHVKLLVEDRQGKVSLDLQALESEVNLNQTHFTSIMVNLLDNAIKYSPEAPVINVKTFNDAPGSITIQVSDKGQGMSKTALKRVFEQFYREHTGNLHNVKGHGLGLAYVKRIVEDLNGQISVESEKGKGSTFTIKMPLI, encoded by the coding sequence ATGAACAATAAGGTAAGATTCCGTTTTTTAATTGTTTTAATGACAATTTCTATTATAGGAATAATAGGTGTGCAATTATTTTGGATGTATACCTCGTTAGAAAATAATAAAGAACAGTTTAAATATAATGTATTACAAGTTTTAAACGGCGTTGGTAAAACGCTGGAAAATAATGAATTGACTGATTTTTATAAGGAGTATAGTGAAATGGCTAAAAAGTCAACAACGCCTCCTACAAAAAACGTAGCTAGAGAATTTAAATACATTAAAAGAGATTTTAATACCAATCAGGAAATAATTTATTCTAATACTTTATTCCAGGAAGATTATAACGTTAAAAAAAATTATTTTGATAAAGGTTTGGATACAAGTTCTATTTATAGATACTCATCTAAACGAAAAACAGAAATAGTTGATAAAAAGTTTATTGATAACTTTGGTTTTGATGATGGAAAATCTAAAAGTCAGGTTATAGAAAATGAAGGTTATTTAGATGCATATGATATTGCGAATTTTAATGTAAATTACCGCGATATTGTTGCTTTAAAGCCGATTTCTGATCGTATTGATACCGAGGAGTTAGCTGGGATTTTAAAAGAAGAGTTAAAAAAATATGGCCTTTCAACCGATTTTGAATTCTGTGTTTACAGCAAAAATTTACCTACTAAGGTAAAATCTGAAGATTTTCTTTACAATAAAGACAATACGTATGCTGCGCCTATATTTTTTAATAACGACAACCAAACTAATTTTCAGTTACTAGTTAGCTTTCCAGACAAAAATGAATTTTTATTTTCATCTTTATTAGGATTGTCTTTGCTTTCTATATTGTTTACTATGATTATTATAGGTACGTATTATAGTGCAATTACGCAGCTGAAAAATCAAAAAGAAATTTCTGAGATCAAATCAGATTTCATTAACAATATGACACACGAATTTAAAACACCAATTGCAACTATCAATTTGGCTTTAGATTCAATTAAAAATCCGAAAATATTTAGTGATTCCGAAAAAGTTCACCGTTATTTAGGATTAATTAAAGAAGAAAACAAACGCATGTTAGCTCAAGTTAACAATGTGTTGCAGATTTCAAGATTAGAAAAACAAGAAGCGGTTATTGAAAAAGAACCTTTCGATGTTCACGAATTAATACAAGATGGTGTTGACCATGTGAAGTTATTAGTTGAAGATCGTCAAGGAAAAGTGAGTTTGGATTTGCAAGCTTTAGAGTCTGAAGTTAATTTAAATCAAACGCATTTTACGAGCATTATGGTTAACTTGCTTGATAATGCTATTAAATATTCGCCTGAAGCACCAGTAATAAACGTTAAAACGTTTAACGATGCACCCGGAAGTATTACCATACAAGTTAGTGATAAAGGGCAGGGAATGAGCAAAACCGCATTAAAACGTGTTTTTGAACAATTTTATCGTGAACATACAGGGAATTTACACAACGTTAAAGGGCATGGTTTGGGGCTCGCCTATGTAAAACGTATTGTAGAGGACTTGAATGGTCAAATATCTGTAGAGAGTGAAAAAGGTAAAGGCTCTACATTTACAATCAAAATGCCACTAATATAA
- a CDS encoding response regulator transcription factor, whose product MDVMNKKILLVEDDPNFGAVLKDYLLINDFDVTLAKNGMEGFEKFKKETFNLCILDVMMPYKDGYTLAKEIREKNKEIPIIFLTAKSMKEDVLRGYKVGADDYLNKPFDSEVLLLKIRAILQRKATEVKTDNTRFEFEIGKFHLNSKLRSLTFPGQEPIKLSPKENELLKMLALHENDLMPRELALTKIWRDDNYFTSRSMDVYIAKLRKYLKADENVEIINIHGEGFRLVDKSKVEE is encoded by the coding sequence ATGGATGTAATGAACAAAAAAATTCTATTAGTAGAAGATGATCCAAACTTTGGAGCAGTACTTAAAGATTATTTATTAATAAATGATTTTGACGTTACTTTAGCTAAAAATGGAATGGAAGGCTTCGAAAAATTTAAAAAAGAAACTTTCAATTTATGTATTCTAGATGTGATGATGCCATACAAAGATGGTTACACACTAGCAAAAGAAATTAGAGAAAAAAATAAAGAAATTCCTATTATATTCTTAACTGCAAAATCAATGAAAGAAGATGTTTTGCGTGGGTATAAAGTAGGAGCTGATGATTACTTAAACAAACCGTTTGATTCGGAAGTTTTATTACTTAAAATTCGTGCTATTTTACAACGTAAAGCTACGGAAGTAAAAACAGACAATACGCGTTTTGAGTTTGAAATTGGTAAGTTTCATTTAAATTCTAAGCTACGTTCTTTAACTTTTCCTGGGCAAGAGCCAATTAAATTGTCGCCTAAAGAGAATGAGTTATTAAAAATGTTAGCTTTACATGAAAATGATTTAATGCCGCGTGAATTGGCTTTAACTAAAATTTGGAGAGATGATAACTATTTTACATCTCGAAGCATGGATGTTTATATTGCAAAATTACGTAAGTATTTAAAAGCAGATGAAAACGTTGAAATTATTAACATTCACGGTGAAGGTTTCCGTTTAGTTGATAAAAGTAAAGTTGAAGAATAA
- a CDS encoding acyl-[acyl-carrier-protein] thioesterase, producing MPISPNFQSIFSLNWEINFTQCAANGKLKYTDMNHLFQLTASAHSDSGGMSFADMQANKQAWVVSRMYIEVIEMPKWGDEVTITTWIEYLDNGRSIRAIEMYLGDKKLAGATSLWVVLDTERRKAADQLAINSGHLIRYPDRKPTSKEASRINYAEPTQLVEQRQVRLSDLDIVNHVNNVKYVEWCLDVFDVDLIVNEQIKSLNLNYLRELNLNEQVEIKKTQVNNHILFTIEKNKKVCFCMEVELK from the coding sequence ATGCCTATATCACCAAATTTTCAATCCATATTTTCATTAAACTGGGAAATAAACTTCACACAATGTGCAGCTAACGGAAAACTAAAATATACCGACATGAATCATTTGTTTCAGCTAACAGCTTCGGCACATTCAGATTCTGGCGGAATGAGTTTTGCTGATATGCAAGCAAACAAACAAGCTTGGGTTGTAAGCCGCATGTATATTGAGGTTATTGAAATGCCTAAATGGGGAGATGAAGTTACTATTACAACTTGGATTGAATATTTAGACAACGGCCGTTCTATTCGTGCCATTGAAATGTATTTGGGCGATAAAAAATTGGCTGGCGCTACAAGTTTATGGGTAGTTTTAGATACCGAGCGTCGTAAAGCAGCCGATCAGTTAGCTATTAATTCGGGTCATTTAATTCGATATCCAGATCGTAAACCTACAAGCAAAGAAGCAAGCAGAATTAATTATGCCGAACCCACGCAATTGGTAGAGCAACGCCAAGTAAGGTTATCAGACTTAGACATTGTAAACCACGTAAACAATGTAAAATATGTAGAATGGTGCTTAGATGTTTTTGATGTTGATTTGATTGTTAATGAGCAAATAAAATCTTTAAACCTAAATTATTTACGAGAATTAAATTTGAACGAACAAGTAGAAATTAAAAAAACACAAGTAAACAATCATATTTTATTTACAATCGAGAAAAATAAAAAAGTTTGCTTTTGTATGGAAGTTGAATTAAAATAA